The genome window CAGCCTGccccctcttctctttctcaatGATACATGTGGGAtccatttttttcacttctcctCCCGGATGACCGATAAGACAGGCTTCACCATTCTGAGGCATTGGACCAACGTCCTTCAGGAGCCCTGGTGGTATCTTAATTTTCTCTGTTTGGGTTTTATGTTTGGACACCCTCTGACCCTCAGTGTTGAGCTGAAGTACAGCATAGTCAAGATCATCCTCTTTGAAGCAGATGTAAGAGTTAGCTTGCTGGAAGTAGTAATAGTTTGTGTCTGGCTCAGGATCGTCATAGTCGAAGAGAACAAACACCTCCACACCCTTCTTCAGTGTTTCTCCTTCAACACAATCTTTAAATAGATGTGCGTTAGTCAAGATGAAGTtgtcaaacaacacaaagcctGAACCTTCTCGTACATCCTTAACAATCACTTTGCAGACTGACCTTCCCAGTTCCAGCAGCTTCCTCACTCTGTGCACTTCACTAAACGACTTCTGGATCTTACCAAAGTCTTCCTTCCTCAGCTCTACTGCTTTCTGGTAAGAATCACCAGGGAATCTGCTCTGCATCAGTTCTTTCAGAGCTGGAAGCTGCTTACGCAGTATCTCCTCATTGTCAATGCTGCGGtctacttttttcttttctgccctcgcaccttttcctctctgatgtGCTTCACTTTGGACAGGTGTTGATCTTGTAAGGCACCCGTTCTGTGGATTATttgattcatctgtgttttcctgctgttttttatcatttgatCTCTTCTTCCGTGGAAGACATATCTTGAATTTGTTTCCATTTAAGCCATCAACATTGTCTACAGGTTCAGTGAGGCAGTCAGGATTTTCATTGTCAGACAAAGTGAAGTTACAGAGATCATCACTGAAGCGACCGTCTCTTTGCAGAGCCTCTTCCACCGTCATCCCCTTCTCCCCATAAACACCTAGATACTTGAACTTTTTGACAGCATTACTTCTAAAAAGCTTCTTTGTTTTGGCGTTTTTTCCTCCGACTGTATCAATGTAGAAAACAGAGTATCTGTCTCTTGAATGTATTGCTGTGGCAGGTTGGATTTTGGCATCTTCAACCATTTCAGATTCACATGATATGGTCAGAACCTCACCACgggggacacaagaggaagggaaATGAGTTGCAACGATATAATCACCTCCTTTTCCCATCTGAATGACAAGGTTTTTCTCTGGATAATTCAgctgtttgtatttctgttttgtttgtattccCTCCAGCACTGTGCAAGGTGGATCACAATCAACAGTGTATTTGATGTCTTTGTGGCTGAATTGCACTTTGAAATGATGTCCACGCCCCCCCTGCAGGAAATCAGAGTGAAGAAATAAGTAAGGTTACACATCctcaaatgtaataaaaaatgcAGTCTTTTTTGTACATGCAGTGTATCACACCGTAATTCGCCTCCTTCCCTCTTCCATGGCTGTATTACGTTCCCTGTCAAATTTGTAATATAATTGTTTTTAAGATTGGGTCCAAATTTGGTTTAGATGTTTTGCATTTGCAATCTTTCCAAAGGCCATACTTGATTACTATAATGATTTGTGGCaagttacatttacataatacaTCTGACAGCGGTGAAattattgactgatttttattctatttaatACGAATAGATTTATGATCAAGTGTGTGTGATCTGAAGGTTGAGAGTGAAAAACTCCATGCTCATGTGGATGACCAGGACAGCACAGGACAGCAGAATATCAGAGTTGTTGGTCTTCTGGAGAAAATTGAAAATGGCCATACCACCACCTTCAAGGAAACTTTCCTGGTGGAGGTCTTAGTGGGAGGACAGCTTCCCTCGTAAACCAGCAGTGGACTGCGCTCACCGTGCCCTCAGACCGCCACAGCCGAACGGGTCTCCACGAGCCATGATTGTACGTCTGCATCATTACCGGACGAAAGAACTAATTCTACATTTATCCTGGGAGTGGGCTGGGCAGCTGACATACCGGGGGACAGAAGATCAGCTTTTACCTGGACCTCAGCATTGACCTGGTTCGAAGGAGAGCTGTTTTCAACCCAGCAAAGAAACAACTTCAGGAGGCTGGTGTGAAATACTCGCTCGCATATCCTGCAACGCTCTGGTTCACACTTAACGGGTCTAAACAAGAGTTCAAGTCACCAAGGGTTGCATCGGGGGCCACAGGAATGATGATATGCCCACGTTGGAGGACTGGTTCCCTTAGGTGGTGGCAGAGCACATTTAGACAGGCTGTTTGATCGCTGAAATGTGTGCGCTGCTGGAGAATATTCCCCCGATCACAATCCATAAGTGGTGCAATGTTCACTGTCTGTGTCGTGTTTGTTGGACTGCCAACGACATTAGACGCATCCCTGCCCATTTCAGTCATTCTTGTTGGTGTATTAGGTTGGAAAAttgaaaatagataaataaaaaagagcttAAGGTAACCACTTACAGTGTACCAGTTTTGGGGATCTGTTTTACTAGTGATTCGTTTTGCACTAAATGCAACTTTGCATCTAAGTTGTGCTAAGTTTCTATCCTTTATTGCtcatatgcttttttttttttacttcaagaTGATATAAGTTGCCACTCTCAACTTTGGAGTTTGGTAAGGAGTGCTAAGATGCATGTGTTAGGTTCAATGCATCTTAGAAACATTTGTACTATTTTACCATAGTACTCGGCAAGTgccattgatttgtttttggtCAATAACCGTGGAACCTGAAGTGGTCTATATTAGTTAGTTATTTAATGGGACATGTATGATTGTCATAATTTACCGAGTTTTTTACCGTGCAAGGTGAAGCTAAGCATTTGGCCATGCAGGAAGGCTTTAAAGATCTCTCGAAGAGTACCGTGCGAGATATCTGGTGTAGcatttgtttcaataaagaATTTCATCTGAGTGCTCACACATTTAGTAAAATTAGAGTCTGAGAGTAAAAGAGTGTTCAAGGACCATGCTCTGCACGCAGCGGGTTGCTCAGGCAAAGATAATTCAAAAGAAAGTGGGGTGTGTTTTCTGGATGACCTACAGTGTCAGTGCTGTACTGTGTTGGACAGTGTTGGACAAAAGAGGACTCCCCACTCACCTGGAACCCTAAGTGTGAATTACCTAAGTGTCATCTTTGGATGAACTGTGAATTTAACTTAAATCACCtcaaaatctaaatattaataaatgtatttatatttcagtCAGCTGATGAGGAGAACTCACCTGAGGGCCTGAGGCTCCACCTGGCTGGTTACTCTCCATGGTGATCAAGCTGGTGCTGCGAGGACGTCCTGATAAAATGATgcattcacaaaacaaacaaatcagttgAACAAGCTGAGGCTGATTTATGCATCAGAATGTTCCATCAGCACAATAATACATTtagtttaaatgtttcaaaacataaacatcagaaacattaaaagatAACGGCAGTCTTAACCAGCAGGACAATTCAGCGTAAGCTTTACATTGATGAGCACGTCATGACATGTCAGAGGTCCAAAAACTGTTTACCTGTACATCGTTCAGCTCACATAACGTGTTCTGTCATTGTCTCATAAGGTTTGGGGAGTGCAGTTTCATCGTGCAGTTTTGTGTGATGCAtctacaaatgtttttgttaaggTTCCTGTTGTTTAAAGTGGTAAAAACGTCTTCTTTGCCGCTCTAGAAACAGTAGTTGCCAGGGGCACAGCGCAACTTCCTGTGTTGGCTTTTAGCGCCGTGAAGAAgaactgatttgtgtttttttttgttttttttttgtcgtgaCAAGCCGATATAGAAAATTTCCCCGGGTTTCCTGCCAACAGCTTTTATATTACTGAGATGACTCACCAGAGTATATATGATTGGACTCCACCCGAACCCTCCGAAACCCTCCAACCAACGGATGGTTGAAACCGATAACGTCCCCTGGCCAAATAAGGGCTGATGTCGACTGTCTAAAACagatataaaacaataaaagtaaaacTCTGTGACACAACCCACAGAAATACGTTCGACAAAGTACAATCTGGGCATCTTACCTTTGATTGCCACCTAACGTTGCAGCGAGATGACATGCAAACGTATTACGGAAGTACAGTTAGTTCCGGGTTCACCAGTCTTCTCATTTCATCCGGTTCAGTCTTTCGACACGCCCACATCCATGACCCAGTGCCGCTCAACAAGTCAAGATTtagtttcaacatttcaaccgtaaacatgttaatgtgttaaGCAGTTGGTACAGTTTGAGTCCCATGCAGCAGACAGCGAAGCGGGAAACAAAGTAGATACAGAtaaattctgtgttttcattgcttCAGATCATCTAATGTGATATAAACCGTTACTGGTACCCTGTATTTTATGTGTTGCCCTGCCCCACACTTTAcatgaacagaaagaaaacacgttttctcACTAATGTTCTCGCAACACAGTTGCAACACAGAAAAGCTCTGTtagaaaaaaagggacaaattGGAAAATGAACGAAGAGGAAAGATGTGTTTTAAAGATTGCTTGTACCC of Acanthopagrus latus isolate v.2019 chromosome 10, fAcaLat1.1, whole genome shotgun sequence contains these proteins:
- the LOC119027457 gene encoding protein FAM111A-like, which encodes MESNQPGGASGPQGGRGHHFKVQFSHKDIKYTVDCDPPCTVLEGIQTKQKYKQLNYPEKNLVIQMGKGGDYIVATHFPSSCVPRGEVLTISCESEMVEDAKIQPATAIHSRDRYSVFYIDTVGGKNAKTKKLFRSNAVKKFKYLGVYGEKGMTVEEALQRDGRFSDDLCNFTLSDNENPDCLTEPVDNVDGLNGNKFKICLPRKKRSNDKKQQENTDESNNPQNGCLTRSTPVQSEAHQRGKGARAEKKKVDRSIDNEEILRKQLPALKELMQSRFPGDSYQKAVELRKEDFGKIQKSFSEVHRVRKLLELGRSVCKVIVKDVREGSGFVLFDNFILTNAHLFKDCVEGETLKKGVEVFVLFDYDDPEPDTNYYYFQQANSYICFKEDDLDYAVLQLNTEGQRVSKHKTQTEKIKIPPGLLKDVGPMPQNGEACLIGHPGGEVKKMDPTCIIEKEKRGQAVYDNVHPYRDSLFILHSISHLIREQGIENIMIGGKLAEKRSTYNTFMYHGSSGCPVFDAQCKVFGLHTGGYVYGFPKHEESVIEFAQPLCTILKHFVNMLRTKGPEDLLKRFEEAAKGNSEIQKVLKTVSEA